The region TAATTGATGGAATAAATTGGTGGACTTAATTTGGATATATGAGTTAGCTAATTCGAGAATCGGGAATTGCGATTAATAGGTTTCAACAACCATTAGTTGATTGATGGTGATATTGTAATGTTTAAATATCATTCGGGTAAGTGGTTGAACCCTTGGCGTGGGCGATAAAATTTTTTGAGTTGTGAGATTCATTGGATGTCCAGTTTAGTTGTGGCGTAATGTTCTgaatgattggaagaatcattatgattgaTATTGTGTATCAAAGATCTAGAGATTTTTGTGTCATGAGAGAAGTTCGCtttctttgaattgcgatatttttgtgtttatgattcacaagataatggtattatcgagttggtactaaTCGTTATGATTAGATTATTATTAATGTGGTTCtcgaaccgaaatattatctgagtttattgggttttgttttggttaatttaatgtagagatgctataagtggaagtaagtaagtgttttagaacgatagattttatcagctatgtttgcattatctttgttttgtttgaggcaaaagagtttggaaTTATAGAACTATAGTTGAGCTAAGGGCTTGATCTTTATTTTGATAATCGaggatttttataatttttaatatgcgagatggttttggaagccactccggtaaAGTGTATTTGACACTATCAGTTAGGAAATTTTGGATTATTCAATTGTGTTGATCAATTTAATCTTTAGAGCAACGAGTTATCGGAATCAGAAAAATTTGCTCATTTGTGTGTCGTGACGGTTATAGTGCGAATTAGTTCAGtttgaaattcgaggtcgaatttttcataggttggggagaatgtaataccccatatgttttcggcgtgtttcgtcttgtgttgacatTCTCTGGGTGGAAATTTTGTCTAGAGTTATTATTAAAAGAGATTCGAGGatcgttcttgattatcctaaaTATTTCAGTCAATCTTTATGtcggagagtttgtattccttcgtttgatttcacctagaaagggcgttgtcgttttatgttaagtggaagttagtattgATAATTTTTGTTACAATTTGAGATTGTTTGGTTTATGCAAGTGGTGTTATTGAACCtattgagttttgcttacgcaagttcttaggtcgttaagcacggaattcctatgattacagtttggATTGGACTTGGTTTAGGAGTGTTCTTAAAAGACAGAATTTTTATGCAGAATAGTTATTATTGTGGTCCTTGATTCCTTGGGTatctttttatgtgttttacgtTGGCTATGTGCATTTTCGTTCGGACAacatatagttttatgatatgttattacgtgtgttgtgttgttttaaattcaaggacgaattttatataagttggggagaatgtaataccccgtgttttccaATCGTGTTTCTGTTAGTGTTTGATCATTTCGTCGTTCGTATCTTGCGTGTTTGGGCTCGTTTAGTCTTTGTTTTGAAGATTGGATTCGGATGCCCATCATCGCCGGGCTCGGGGCCCATTTCAGACCCTTTCTTCTTTTTGGCCTGCAGGGCGCGACGGAAGGCGCGACAGGGCTGGCGCGCCTCGCGTCGCGCCCTCTTTGAAAATTGTGGCAGGGCGCGATGGCCCGTCGCGCCTCGCGACGCGCCTGCCATCGCGCCCCACTGCTGATTTTGCGtggggtctataaatagaccccataattcgaccaaactctttttatttcattttgtgaaaaccctagccgactttgACGAACCAAAAACTCTCAGGAATCATAACTTCATCTCCTCCTTTCGTTCATTCGATCCGGTAAGTGTTCATGCTTGGTTTCCCTTCATTGTTCTTCGTTTTGATATCGTCAAAATACGGTTGTTGATTTCTAGCTTATTGTTttagatatattttaattattcttcCACGATTCATAGCGACTCAATGATCTCTTCGAATCTCACGTATTTGAATCGATAAAGGTACGTAAAGATTACTCCGTTTATCGCCGTTTCGTATCGTCGTCACTGTGTTTATAGTTGCTGCCATTTTTCTTTGGGTTTCCTGCTACCATTGCTACGTTTTTTCTGTACTTTGATTAAGTAGATTATAGATCATATTCTGTTTTGAGCTGTGATTGTTCTTCGATGTTGCTACGGTTTCGATTCGCCGTGTCGTATTTGACAGAATGCCATTCTTTTCCCTTTGCCACTGCTGTAGGTGTTATGATTTGTTGATTGGGGTATTTTCATGGTGATAGTGTGTTAGTTTATGAATGATTGGCTTATGATTTTTGGTTGCTTAGGCTTGAGGTTGTGTTTCTTCATAATTTTGATGGGCGGCagttttaaaattgtttgaatGGGGAAGATGGTTTAATGTCCATAATAATCACCATAACAtttgatttaaaacaattagtTCCTAAGTTATTTAAGCTATCTTGTTAGTTGATAATAacttttcaatttgtttcaattttaaatttgacaacttaaaaacgataattattttataacctaaattaatataattgctcgggtaattatatttaattttgattaaaatgttaatttggctaatttgcagTTTAGTCCCCTAAtagtttctaaaaacttatttaagttaagtttttaTCAATAGGATAATTTTCggacttttatttgatttataatttagtaaattgaaaatgaggaattgaatttgattttcgAAAATCAAATAGGCTAGAGTACAGTTTAGTACCTacacttttataaacttaaaatggttaagtttggttgtgtcacgacccgattctcggcgtcgagaccggcgctaggaaatgggagtggttgctccgaaacccgtagcaagccttaaaaataaattaaaaatcacttaaaatttttcgcggaattcaaatcattttcgaacattttaaaatcgcagtttaaaacgttctgattaaaattaccatttaaaacatgcacataattttctctttaattattgcattttagtttccaaaccatttcattatggtttatcatgcatctcattatgcataccatcttactatggtaattactgcatttcactaatgcaggccatttctctaatggacttaactgcatttcactatgcagatgCATTCATCGCATTTTATTcaagtgcagtcgctcggacttacgcacagcattcacatattacacaatatcagagtttaagcgttataataaaatataaagcataaataagtccaacgactactaaggtatcaccgttcattactctagctactgcaactctagacacacaaaggaaagtcattctcactttattcaagTCAGGGATTttcggaacaagaaattggaaatccacacctcaaactactcgcctgtaaaaatattaaattcaacggggtcagttataaaaactgagtgaatgcgtacaacatgtactaataaacattaatatgaaagcaatgcattccagattaccgattcatatgaaaccctaaaccatgattcatgttcctatatgctttcaacacaggaaacataaatattccattttttttccattccattagggttaaccttttattttcctttggccgtaattattttctctttttgtacttttagccagtcaaatccgattactcttattttacgtatttgaaagtcccagactcttcttacaatacaacggatttcggcagtacataaatactgtcgccaatttcactttttaataaaaggttcaacctctcagatctcggcagtttctctaactgcctttggtcgtctatattccgttgcctctgaagatctgtttccatatgtctaggccgtcgcctgacttccAGACCGTCGTCCAGATTTCCACATACCATTTTCACATGCAAAcacattctaaatgcaataccggtgatcacacagcactattgccgcccaatagtaagcatgtttcaatgaatctaaatcggtttcaaaactatgtatatagttcatgcgatttaaattcaaaataaaataaagcatttgcaaatcatgtaaagcagttcgcaatatttttaatactaatatttagcagtataagttgtaaacacactcacagtactcgcttattccaaatataaaaatatcacccgtcgaatattcaaaacctttgctcgccggtttccgcgacaaaactcgctggatctaatttagagattaaacattaataaatgtaataactctaaattctaggatatactctagaccgactcaactatataaccacataatcacaaaccaaatttgattccgactatctctttccgcatcatcgtatttctatacgatacaccacatagtttatttatttcaataaataaacatagaattataattccatataattctaacacacattcaattcacataattttctaaaactacacttttagaaaatatcaacaaacatatcacaattcaaaatatccaaaaatatttttccgtaaaatatttttgacccggggctcggcccccccttattttctgccaaaaacatttcggcactaactgctgccaactgagtttaggactgagccaacaccgaaattcatcaaaatcattttcaaatacatttttaatttccatcttgtaaaaacagcagcccaatatttttaaaatatttatttttcattatttcaaccattaaaaccgaaataatcactaataatcaaaaccgattattaatccgtcaaaacaccacaaaaatcatttaaactcctcaaataattattaaacatatttcataaatttttcataaataatttctaCCCAGAAATTAAATATGACATAAATACCCTTTTTCAACAAATTTTAaccgaatagagttattaaaaattaagcccgattattaaaccgctaaaaattaaccatcaaccatttaattaacatcaatcACAAATGTAACTCgtccataaataaaattatttccagaaattaaaaatcactttatttaccatttttaagctatttttaagctttaaaacaattaaaaatcgaaacccaactaattaaattaacaaccgaaatatttaacatttttaatccacaaaaatttcactttaaagcatatataaatctcaacatatagatcagcccagaaatttaaataaataatttaattttcacggaaaaattatttaaaaccgaaacccatataaacaattaataaaaccaactaaataatcaattaaacataatttttaacAATCATAAGCATGCTTCTAAACCTCAACCAACATCAGCAACtaaaagtaaggttttgagcttgaaattatacctcaaacgaacatgcaaataCACCTTAACGATCTACACAATATTCCCGACAATTTTCGTGAAGaaatttttgagagaaaatcaaaGAATAAAGCTTGGTGTTGTGAGTTATGGAGTATTCGGCACCCACAAAATGAAGAAGACAATGAATTGCTTGGGCACCAAGTTTATGTAgggaaatatctagatatttagattagctatttcaattatttacaagtttgccattatgtcattcttgtaaataattcgaactctaggggcaaaataaattcaactttaccaaatattcaaaaacattaaatcatatcatatgggctgagttaaaatatttttgggcctttaaaaatatttaaaataattattttgacggtttttagtgaaaaatcacaaaattcacttttaacacgtaaaattgccaaaaatcacatttaaggcaaacacataacaaatcacattttcacccttataaattcatcacgtgaatttattcactattttcgaggtcctaataaataaaattggacacacacgaaaataaacactaataattctacggggtattacattcacccctccttataagaaattcgtcctcgaatttcaaaacaaacCATTACCTTGAGCAAACAAGTGGGGATATCGTTTCCGCATATCCGCCTCTGTTTCCCACGTACATTCCTCAATTGTACGGCTCCTCCAGAGCACTTTTACCATAGGTATCTCCTTACTACGGAGTTTCCTAATCTGGGTATCCACAATTTCTACGGGTTCTTCCTCATAAGATAGCTCCTCGTCTATCTCAACCTCCTGAGGTTGAATAAGTCTATGAGGGTCAGGAATATACTTCCTAAGCATCGACACGTGAAACACTGGATGTACTAGCGACATCTCAGACGGTAATGCTAACTTATAAGCTACCGCTCCTATTCGCTCAATTACCTCGTAAGGCCCTGCATATCTCGGCGCTAGCTTTCCTTTCTTTCCAAATCGGATTACACCTTTCAAATTATACTCAGAGTTCATTCCCTTTTGAACTTCTGTAATAACATGATTTAGTTGAGGATCCGTTGTCTGAAGTTCCTTAATCTTATCATTCAATGTAGGTTTAATCGTCATTTGAGCTAACAAACTCCCTAAATACGAAATCTCTAATTGAACCCCTTGATCAAACAACAAATGCACTTCTCTAATCATTGGTCTCTTCTCAACTAAAGTAACATGAGCTAAACTTCCTGCTGATTTTCTGCTCAACGCATCAGCCACTACGTTAGCTTTGCCAGGATGATACTGTATCGTACAGTCATAATCCTTTAGCAACTCCATCCACCTTCTCTGTCTGAGATTCAGctctctctgatcaaatatgtatttcagacttttgtgatcagtgaatattttgcattttgctccatataggtaatgtctccaaatctttaatgcAAATATCACcgctgctaattctagatcatgggttggataattaacttcatgctttttcaaatggcgagaagcataagctatcactcgaccatgttgcatcagtacACATCCTAACCCGATcctagaagcatcacaatagacTGTAAGTCCATCACTACCTTCTGGTAATGCCAGAACTGGAGCTGTTGTCAAACACTCCTTCAGCTTCTGGAAACTCACTTCACATTGATCATTCCAAATGAacttcgcgttcttctgagttagcttagttaatggtgcagacaacttagaaaagtcttgcacaaaccgtctataataaccagctaaacccaagAAACTACGAATTTCTGTCACTGAACTTGGCCTTTTCCAATTCATTACCGCTTCAATCTTTTTAGGATCTACCTTAATCCCACTTTGAGATATtacatgtcccaaaaatgctacttcttctaaccaaaattcacacttcGAGAATTTGGCATAAAGCTGATGATCTCTCAAAGTTTGTAACACAATCCTTAAGTGTTGCGCATGCTCCTCCTCTGTGCGCGAATAAATCAAGATGTCATCTATGAATACTATCACGAATTGATCTAGAAACGGTTTAAAAATCtgattcatcaaatccatgaaagccgctggtgcatttgtcaatccaaatgacatcaccAAAAATTCATAATGACCGTATCTTGTTCTGAATGCAGTCTTCGGAATATCATCATTTCTgatcttcaactgatgataaccagacctcagatcaatcttcgaaaagtacctcgctccttgcaattgatcgaataaatcatcaattctGGATaaaggatacttattcttgattgtgACCTTATTGAGTTGTCTGTAGTCTATACAGAGTCTCATagatccatccttcttctttacaaacaacaCAGGTGCTCCCCAAGGTGAGACACTTGGTCGTATAAATCCACGATCAATCAATTCTTCTAATTGATCCTTCAACTCCTTTAGTTCTGCTGGTGCCATatgatacggaggtatcgatattggaCTTGTTCCAGGAACTAGATCAATACAGAATTCAATCTCtcgatctggtggtaatccaggtaactcttctggaaacacatcagaatACTCCGACACTACTGGTACATCATTCACATTACCAACTTCCTTCTGAACATCTCGTACCAGagctaaaaatccttgacatcctttaCTTAACATCTTTCTCGCTTTCAAAGCCGAGACTAAACTCTTTGGGGTTTCCAACTTCTCTCCCCGTATAGAGATAAGTTCAGTTCCAGGTGCATGGAACGTCACTATCTTCTCTCTACAATCCACATTCGCATAATGTCGCGacaaccaatccattcctaggatGACGTCGAATTCTAAGACATTAAGCAACAACAAATCCGCAAGCAATTCTCGCTCTCCAATTAACACAGGACACGACGGATACACTACAGTAACGTCTATGCTTTCGCCTACAGGTGTAGCTACTAACAATGGGTTTTGCAAAATCACAGgttaaattcctaattttaatgcaaaactcgacgatacaaatgaatgcgtagcaccgggatcaaataaaattgatgcatcatgcgaagatattgaaaatatacctTGCACTACCGCGTTCGACGCATTCGCCTCTTGAGGATTGATCGCAAAAACTCTAGCCTGCCCTCCGCTAGCAGTTGCTCCAGATCCTCGTCCGCCTGTGGTCCTTCCTCCACCACGATTTCCAAAACCATATCCTCTTCCACGTTGTCCATTAAACACATTTTGGTTCTGTGCCTGCCCAGACACTGCAGAATATACAGGTCTAGGTTGTTGAAACACTGGTTGAACAACACTAGCACTTGAACCTTGTGGTCCAGACATAGGACATTCTCTTGAGAAATGACCTTGCTGTCCACATGTGTAACAACCTCTCGTCATAAAGCATACCCCAAAATGCTTCTTTCCACAAGTGTTACATAGTGGTACTATTCCTCCTGAACTTCGTCCACTAGAACTTGATCCAGACGCACTAAATCTCCTATCTTTCTTTCCCTTCTTAAATCCTTTACGATATGGTCCAATGAACCTATTCGTATTCGAACTAGCAGTTCCTTCTCTTACGAGCTCACCAGAAACATTGATCTTTCCAAATTGGATCAAAGTACTTTCCATCTGACGTGCACTATCGATGATTTGCACCAAATCCTTCCTGACATCAGATAGTAATCCAATATATTCGGGTCCTAGCCCCTTAATGAACCTTGAATTCACCCTATCTCTATCCAACATCAGATCAGGTGTGAATCGACTCAATCTtgtgaactccgtcacatactcctGCACCGTCTTTCCTATCTTATTCAAATTCAACAGTTTCTCTCGATAATTCTCCGTTACTGAAAACGGCAGAAAGAATTCCTTAAATCGAGTGACAAATTCATTCCAAGTCATCTCTCCCATACTTGGTTGAATATGCCTTTGAAACCAGTCCTTCGCAGATCCTTTTACTGACATCTCCACCATCAGTATAGACTGTCTTTCATTAGCATTAAGACGTCTAGCATTCATTTCTACTTCCTCTAAGaaatctaacgcatcgttcgatCCATCAAATTTCATGGGCttgagcctcatgtaagccataaCGAGATCACGATCAACATTAGCACCAACTCTCCGTTGTTGGTAATCCAACTGCTCTCTGTGCATATTCTGCACTTCCACTTGATTCGTTTGCATGGCTGCTATGCCAGCTAAAAATTGTTCGAAATCAAAGCCCGGAATATTAAAATTTGGCCCACGGCCTCTACCACGACCACGTCCACGTCCACGACCACGACCTTCGCCTGCTGCGGGTATCGCATCGTTATGAACGGACTCCTCATCATGAACATTCTCCTCTTGAATGTTTTCCTCATGCTGATCAGCCATTCTGATCAAAGCACCTCatctattaaaaatttatctaagcGTTCTAATCGTATACTATCGCAACTAATCACCACAATCACACAATCTAAGCAAACATACAGACTCACTCCTAGAGCGAAGCTGAGAATATTTAAAAACACATGATGACTTAACAAATGACATGACCAGGAACCTATATGTTGCAGTAGACTCTATATCAATTCCCTAGGTACACATTTTACACGGCATTTAACAATGATACCACCTTTATCACCTTTATCACTCCTTTCTCAGGCAGTGAAACCATTTTTAGatcattgctctgataccaactttgtcacgacccgattctcggcgtcgagaccggcgctagggaatgggagtggttgctctgaaacccgtagcaagccttaaaaataaattaaaaatcacttaaaattttcgcggaattcaaatcattttcgaacattttaaaatcgcagtttaaaacgttctgattaaaattaccatttaaaacatgcacataattttctctttaattattgcattttagtttccaaaccatttcattatggtttatcatgcatctcattatgcataccatcttactatggtaattactgcatttcactaatGCATGCCATTTCTCTAatggacttaactgcatttcactatgcagatgcgttcatcgcattttattcaagtgcagtcgctcggacttaCGCACAACATTCACATATTACAcaatatcagagtttaagcgttataataaaatataaagcataaataagtccaacgactactaaggtatcacTGTTCATTactctagctactgcaactctagacacacaaaggaaagtcattctcactttattcaagccagggatttccggaacaagaaattggaaatccacacctcaaactactcgcctgtaaaaatattaaattcaacggggtcagttataaaaactgagtgaatgcgtacaacatgtactaataaacattaatatgaaagcaatgcattccagattaccgattcatatgaaaccctaaaccatgattcatgttcctatatgccttcaacacaggaaacataaatattccattttttttccattccattcgggttaaccttttattttcctttggccgtatttattttctctttttttacttttagccagtcaaatccgattactcttattttacgtatttgaaagtcccagactcttcttacaatacaacggattttggcagtacataaatactgtcgccaatttcactttttaataaaaggttcaacctctcagatctcggcagtttctctaactgcctttggtcgtctatattccgttgcctctgaagatctgtttccatatgtctaggccgtcgcctaACTTCCAGACCGTCGTCCAGATTTCCACATACCATTTTCACATGCAAAcacattctaaatgcaataccggtgatcacacagcactattgccgcccaatagtaagcatgtttcaatgaatctaaatcggtttcaaaactatgtatatagttcatgcgatttaaattcaaaataaaataaagcatttgcaaatcatgtaaagcagttcgcaatatttttaatactaatatttagcagtataagttgtaaacacactcacagtactcgcttattccaaatataaaaatatcacccgtcgaatattcaaaacctttgctcgccggtttccgcgacaaaactcgctggatctaatttagagattaaacattaataaatgtaataactctaaattctaggatatactctagaccgactcaaccatataaccacataatcacaaaccaaatttgattccgactatctctttccgcatcatcgtatttctatacgatacaccacatagtttatttatttcaataaataaacatagaattataattacatataattctaacacacattcaattcacataattttctaaaaatacacttttagaaaatatcaacaaacatatcacaattcaaaatatccaaaaatatttttccgtaaaatatttttgacccggggctcggccccccttattttctgccaaaaacatttcggcactaactgctgccaactgagtttaggactgagccaacatgctctatcccctctactcATACTCCGGTtaccgtattccggtggttttggccggaaaactcaaaaacgctaaaaacgcttaaaaatccattttaagccattttaacaccgaaattcatcaaaatcattttcaaatacatttttaatttccatcttgtaaaaacagcagcccaatatttttaaaatatttatttttcattatttcaaccattaaaaccgaaataatcactaataatcaaaaccgattattaatccgtcaaaacaccacaaaaatcatttaaactcctcaaataattattaaacatatttcataaatttttcataaataatttctacccagaaattaaaaatgacataaataccctttttcaacaaattttaaccgaatagagttattaaaaattaagccCGATtattaaactgctaaaaattaaccatcaaccatttaattaacatcaatcACAAATGTAACTCgtccataaataaaattatttccagaaattaaaaatcactttatttaccatttttaagctatttttaagctttaaaacaattaaaaatcgaaacccaactaattaaattaacacccgaaatatttaacatttttaatccacaaaaatttcactttaaagcatatataaatctcaacatatagatcagtccagaaatttaaataaataatttaattttcacggaaaaattatttaaaaccg is a window of Mercurialis annua linkage group LG2, ddMerAnnu1.2, whole genome shotgun sequence DNA encoding:
- the LOC126668316 gene encoding uncharacterized protein LOC126668316; translated protein: MADQHEENIQEENVHDEESVHNDAIPAAGEGRGRGRGRGRGRGRGPNFNIPGFDFEQFLAGIAAMQTNQVEVQNMHREQLDYQQRRVGANVDRDLVMAYMRLKPMKFDGSNDALDFLEEVEMNARRLNANERQSILMVEMSVKGSAKDWFQRHIQPSMGEMTWNEFVTRFKEFFLPFSVTENYREKLLNLNKIGKTVQEYVTEFTRLSRFTPDLMLDRDRVNSRFIKGLGPEYIGLLSDVRKDLVQIIDSARQMESTLIQFGKINVSGELVREGTASSNTNRFIGPYRKGFKKGKKDRRFSASGSSSSGRSSGGIVPLCNTCGKKHFGVCFMTRGCYTCGQQGHFSRECPMSGPQGSSASVVQPVFQQPRPVYSAVSGQAQNQNVFNGQRGRGYGFGNRGGGRTTGGRGSGATASGGQARVFAINPQEANASNAVVQVATPVGESIDVTVVYPSCPVLIGERELLADLLLLNVLEFDVILGMDWLSRHYANVDCREKIVTFHAPGTELISIRGEKLETPKSLVSALKARKMLSKGCQGFLALVRDVQKEVGNVNDVPVVSEYSDVFPEELPGLPPDREIEFCIDLVPGTSPISIPPYHMAPAELKELKDQLEELIDRGFIRPSVSPWGAPVLFVKKKDGSMRLCIDYRQLNKVTIKNKYPLSRIDDLFDQLQGARYFSKIDLRSGYHQLKIRNDDIPKTAFRTRYGHYEFLVMSFGLTNAPAAFMDLMNQIFKPFLDQFVIVFIDDILIYSRTEEEHAQHLRIVLQTLRDHQLYAKFSKCEFWLEEVAFLGHVISQSGIKVDPKKIEALTQKNAKFIWNDQCEVSFQKLKECLTTAPVLALPEGSDGLTVYCDASRIGLGCVLMQHGRRELNLRQRRWMELLKDYDCTIQYHPGKANVVADALSRKSAGSLAHVTLVEKRPMIREVHLLFDQGVQLEISYLGSLLAQMTIKPTLNDKIKELQTTDPQLNHVITEVQKGMNSEYNLKGVIRFGKKGKLAPRYAGPYEVIERIGAVAYKLALPSEMSLVHPVFHVSMLRKYIPDPHRLIQPQEVEIDEELSYEEEPVEIVDTQIRKLRSKEIPMVKVLWRSRTIEECTWETEADMRKRYPHLFAQGNGLF